One window of Pseudomonas sp. FP198 genomic DNA carries:
- the grpE gene encoding nucleotide exchange factor GrpE, with translation MADEQTQDTQNLDANQAPQDSGEDLSARVQVLEEQLAGAQDQALRVAADLQNVRRRAEQDVEKAHKFALERFAGDLLPIIDSLERGLELSNPDDENIRPMREGIELTLKMFQDTLKRYQLEAIDPHGEPFNAEHHQAMAMQESADVEPNSVLKVFQKGYLLNGRLLRPAMVVVSKAPAPVSPSIDEQA, from the coding sequence ATGGCTGACGAACAGACGCAGGATACGCAAAATCTAGACGCCAATCAGGCTCCCCAGGATTCGGGCGAAGACCTGTCGGCTCGTGTACAAGTGCTCGAAGAGCAACTGGCCGGTGCTCAGGATCAGGCGTTGCGCGTAGCAGCCGACCTGCAGAATGTCCGCCGCCGCGCCGAGCAAGACGTGGAAAAGGCCCACAAATTCGCCCTGGAGCGTTTCGCCGGCGACCTGCTGCCGATCATCGACAGCCTGGAGCGCGGCCTGGAGCTGTCCAACCCGGACGACGAGAACATCCGTCCGATGCGTGAAGGCATCGAGCTGACGCTGAAAATGTTCCAGGACACCCTCAAGCGTTATCAGCTTGAAGCGATCGATCCCCACGGTGAACCCTTCAACGCCGAGCACCACCAGGCCATGGCGATGCAAGAAAGTGCCGACGTCGAGCCGAACAGCGTGCTGAAAGTGTTCCAGAAGGGCTACCTGCTCAACGGCCGCTTGCTGCGCCCGGCCATGGTT